A window of Micromonospora sp. WMMC415 genomic DNA:
CAGGATGCGCGGGCTGCCGACGACGATCAGGTTCGTGCGGTTTAGGTCCACCATGCCCGGCGGTGGCACCACCTCGTACTCGGTCTTCAAGCCGAGCCCTCGGGCAAGGTTGGACAACTTTTCGTAGGCGGCCAACATCTCGGCGGACACGACCGCGTACGGATCCTTCTTGTCCGCCTCGAACTTGCCGCCAACGGCGACGGTGAGTGGTCCGGTGCCGAGCAACGCTCGCTCAGGCCGGGGCCCGGACGACAGGAGCTGACCGACGCGGGCACGGGTCATGCCGACCACCTGAGCAATCTGCGCGTGGGTCATGCCCTGCGACACCATCTCGTCGAGGGCTTCGCGGCGTAGCCGGGACAGCTCGTTGACCGCCGCCTGATGCTCGTCAATCAGGTCGCTGGCCTTCCGCGCCCGCTCCCCCGGGTCCCGGATATCGGCGAAGACCTGCGCGTTCATCTCCACGGTCCCTCCCGGCTGGCTGCGTAGAACGCTCCACGCACCCTATCTCACGACGGGGGTTGACCCAAGCAAGGGGGCTTGCGTACTCTCGGCACACATCGATGCGCAACCCCCCTTTACAAGGGATACGGGGAGCGCAGAGAGAAGGCCTCGACGGGATTGCGGCCCGTCGAGGCCCGGTGCATCGGCCCTCAGCGAAAGGAACAACGATGCATGTCCAGCGTACCGTTCACCCTGCTCTGTGCGCCTCGGGCCACTCTTCGGCGCTGTCTGAGGCTCGCCTGCTGTCTGCTCTGGCGACGCTTCGGGACGCGCTGGCTCCTGGGAAGGCGCTGAACGTGCCTGTGGTGCTCGACCGTGCCGCGCTGCTGGATGTCTTGTCCGTGCTCACCACGGATGCCACCACCCCTGCACCGGTCCGCGAATCGTTCGTGTGGCCGTGGAAGAAGCTGCGTCAGTCTCGTGGTTGGTCGCAGTTGGAGGTGTTCCGCCGGCTGAGCACTGTCGCCGCTGATGAGGGGGTGCGGCTGCCGGAGTGGCCCACCTTCAAGCGGAACCTGTGCCGCTGGGAGAGCGGCACCGTCACGGTGTCCCCGTTCTACGAGGGGCTGTTGGGCCGGCTGTTTGGCCTGCCCGGCTTCACCGTCGCCGACACGATCGAACTGTGTTACTGGTGCGGCCGTCCGGGCTGCCAGTGGTGCGCAGCGAACCGCTGCCCCGATCCGCGCGACCCGCAGTGCGCCTGCCCTGCTTGCGCTGCTGAGCCCACCGAGGCTCCCGTGGTGGTGACGGCATGACCACCGCAACCAGCGCTATGCCGCTCAAGGAGCTGCGTGCCGCGCGTGGCTGGACCCAAGCCAAGGTGCTCGTGCTCCTGGAGGCCGCCGCTGCTCGGCGGAAGGTGAGCCTGCCGGCGCGTGCGTCGCTCAAGGCGATGCTGTCGCGGTGGGAGAACGGCGCTCCCACCTCCGCCTTCTACGCGCATCTACGGCCGGGTCTTCGCCGACAACCACGGCTGGTGGCGTAGCCGCACGGCGGTGGCCCGATGACCACCGCCACCCTCACCCGACACGCGACCGTCACTCCTGCTGCGACCTTCGGGCAGACCGTTGCCCGGCTGCGCCGCCGTCGCGGCCTGTCCCAGGTCGTCTGCGCGCAACTCGTTGGCCGGTCGGAGACCTGGCTGGCCAAGGTCGAACACGACCGCATCCCCGTCGACCGGCTGTCGGTCCTGCGGGACCTCGCCCGCGTCCTGGGCGTCGACCTGGCGGCGCTGATCGAGGTGGCCCCATGACCACCACCACCGCAGCCCCGTCGTATCGCTGGCGTCAACCCCGGCTTGCCCGGGGTTGGGAACCGGTCCAGCTCATCGGCCGCATGAAGATCCTCGCCGCCCGTGACGGGATCGAGCTGCCGAAGACCTACCAACTCATCCGCGACATCTACCTGTGGGAACACCACCGGGCCGACCTGCCCGCGCATGTGGCGTCCCTGCTCGGCCGGATCTTCGATCACCCGAACCCGTTCGGCACCGGCCCCATCACCCACCTACCCACCAAGGCGGTCCGCACCCGTGGCCGCTGACCTCACGACCGCTGTCCCGGACCAGCACACCACCGCTGGTCCGGGGCACCGGCCCACCGCCGCCGGTTCGCCGGGCGCGTTCGTCGGCCGCGACGAATCCGCCTTCGCTCGCGCCACCAACGGGGACTACTTCGGCTGGCTGGAACACGTCCGCTCGGCCGCGGGCTGCTCCCACCCGATCCGCCTGGCCGGCGAGGTCGCCACGATCGACCGGGCCACCGGCCGGCTCCTCGCCTCGGTCGCGACGGCGGATCTGCCGGATGGGGAGATCTACAAGCCCTGCGGCAACCGCCGCCACACGGTCTGCCCCTCGTGCGCGCGTACCTACCAGCGCGACGCCTACCAGCTGCTGCGCGCCGGCCTCGCCGGCGGCAAAGGCATCCCCGACTCGGTCGCCGAGCATCCGGCGGTGTTCCCCACGTTCACCGCGCCGTCGTTCGGCACCGTGCACACCCGCGTCGTGAAGCGGCACACCTGCGGCAACCGCCGCCGCTGCGACTGCCGCGCCGAACCTTGCCACCCCCGCCGAGCGTCCGACCCCACCGCCCGGCCCTGCGAGCACGGGCAGGCCACGGTGTGCTGGGCGCGGCACGAGGACAACGATCCCCGGCTCGGGCAGCCGCTGTGCCTGGACTGCTACGACTACGACGCCCAGGTGGTGTGGAACCACGCCGCGCCGGAGTTGTGGCGCCGCACCAGCATCGCCATCACCCGACACCTCAACGCCCGCGCCCGCGCTCTCGGCCTACCGAGGGTCGAGCAGATCACCGAAGCCGGCCGGGTGCGTCGGGTGTCGCCGGTCAAGCCGTCGTTCGGCAAGGTCGCCGAGATGCAACGCCGCGCCGTCGTGCACTACCACGCCGTCATCCGCCTCGACGGCACCCACGAGGACCCGGATGTCATCGTGCCGCCGCCGGCCGCGCTGACCGTGGACGACCTGATCGCCGCCGTCCGGCACGCCGCCGCCACCGTCGCCTTCACCACCCGCCCCCACCCCGCCAACCCGGCCGGCTGGCACATCGCCTGGGGCGAACAGGTCGACGTGCGGCCGATCAACGCTGACGGCGAGGTCACCGACGGGAAGGTGGCCGGCTACCTCGCCAAGTACGCCACCAAGAGCACCGAAGCCACCGGACACGTGTCCCGCCGCCTCGACGGCGAGGTCATCGACCTCTACGCCAACCACCAGGGCACCCACCCCGAGCGGCTGGTCGACGCCTGCTGGACCCTCGGCGGGCACCGCGACTGGCAACAGCTTCGACGCTGGGCGCACATGCTCGGCTTCGGCGGCCACTTCCTCACCAAAAGCCGCCGCTACTCCACCACCTTTCGCATCCTGCGCGACGCCCGAATCATCTGGCGACGCACCGAAACCGGCCACGAATACGCCGACCAACCCGACCACGAAGACACCACCCTCATCGTCGGCCTGCTGTCCTACGTCGGCTCCGGCTGGCGCACCACCGGAGACGCCCTGCTCGCCAACACCGCCGCCGCCATGGCCCGCGAGAGGCACGAGATCGCCCGAGAGGAAGTGCTTGCCGCCGCCTGACCTGGCCACCGATCCACCGTCAAGACAGCCTTGACGGTCAACCTGTCCCCGCACGGAAGGAGCACCGTTTGGCCGCACCCGCCCTCGACGCCCCGCCCAGGGCGCTCTACCGCATCCCCGAGGCGATGCGACTGCTCAGCCTGTCCCGGTCCGTGATCTACGAACAGATCCGCGCCGGCCGGCTGCGCACTGTCCGGCAGGGCCGCACCCGCCTCGTCCCCGCCGCCGCCATCGCCGCCTACGTCGACCTGCTCCAAGAGGAAGCAGAGGAAGGAGGAACCGCATGACGAAACGCCGTGCCCGAGGGGAAGGCGGCCTGCACTGGGACAAGTCCCGGCAACGCTGGATCGCCACCGTGACCGTCGGCTACACCCCGGCCGGCAAGCGCATCGTGCGCAAAGGCAGCGGCAAGACCAAGACCGAAGCCCGCACCAAGCTGCGGGAGAAGATCCGCGACTACGAAGACGGCCTCGCCCTGGTCCAAGACGGGCACACCGTGGCCGACGCTCTCACCGACTGGCTCACCTACGGCCTGGGCAACCAGTCCGAGAGCACCAAATCGAACTACGCCATCCTCGTGCGCTCGCACATCATCGGCGAGCTGGGCGCGAGAAAACTGCGAGAGCTGACCGCCACCGACGTTGACCGGTGGCTGCTGGGCAAGTCCCGGCACCTGAGCACCCGCACCTTGCGACTCCTGCACTCCTTGCTCAACCGCGCGGTCAATCGCGCCATGGCGCGGGACAAGGTCAAGCGCAACGTCGTAGCGCTCTGTGCCGTGCCCGCCGGTCGCGGCGGCCGACCGTCCAAGTCACTCACGCTCGACGACGCGCGGGCGCTTCTCGCCGCCGCCGAGGGCAGCTCCCTGCACGCCTACATCGTGCTCTCACTGTTGACCGGCGCGCGCACCGAGGAACTGCGCGCGCTCACTTGGGCACACGTCGACCTCACCGGCAAGCCCAACGATGATCCGCCGGTACCACCGTCCATCCAGGTCTGGCGCTCGGTACGCGCCGACGGGGACACCAAGACCAAGAAGTCGCGTCGCACCCTGGCACTGCCGGCCCGGTGCGTCTCCGCGCTCACTGCCCACCACACGCGCTCGGGCGAGCCTGCTGCCGACCGCCTCGTCTTCACCACCGCCGCCGGAACGGCCCTCGACCGGCACAACGTGCTTCGGGCCTTCCGCCTGGTCGTCGCCAAAGCGGGCCTTGACCCGCGCGACTGGACCCCGCGCGAGCTGCGACACAGCTTCGTGTCGCTGCTGTCGGACAGCGGAGTGAACATCGAGCAGATCGCCGACCTCTGCGGCCACTCCGGCACGACCGTCACCGAGAACGTCTACCGGCATCAACTGCGGCCGGTGCTTCTAAGCGGTGCCGTCGCCATGGACCGGATCTTCGACGCTGAGGCGTAGTCACTCAGTTAGACACCCAGCTACGACAAGAGGGCACATCCATCGAACGGATGTGCCCTCTGAGCTGCGTCGGGACGGCCGGATTTGAACCGACGACCCCTTGACCCCCAGTCAAGTGCGCTACCAAACTGCGCCACGTCCCGATGCCCCCGCGCGGTCTCCCCCGCGACAGCCGGTACAGCTTACCGCACGATCTTCCTTCCGTCGCACTCGCCCCTCCCGTGCCATGTCGGGTCGCCGGCGCCGCCGGCGACCCACCCCACCACCCCTAAAGCGTCCTAGGAGGGTGGGTGGGAGCGAGGGTCAGCCGTGTGCCTTGCCGCGTCCGCCCGGGCCGAGCTTCTTGCGGGGGCGTACCGAAATCTCGATCGGGCTGCCCTCGAAGCCGAACTCCTCGCGGAGCTTGCGCTCGACGAAGCGCTGGTACCCGGCGTCCAGCGGACCGCTGGTGAACAGCACGAAGCGGGGCGGTGCCACCCCGGCCTGGGTGGCGAAGAGGATCTTCGGCGCCCGTCCCCCGCGCACCGGGTGCGGGGTGGCCTGGACCAGCGCGGTCAGCCACGCGTTGAGCTGCGCGGTCGGCACCCGGGTCTCCCAGCTCGCCAGGGCCTTGCGCAGCGCCGGAGCGAGCTTGTCGACCGCGCGGCCGGTCTTCGCCGACAGGTTGAGCCGGATCGCCCAGGGGATGCGGCGCAACTCCCGCTCGATCTCCTTGTCGAGGTAGTACCGGCGGTCGGCGTCGACCAGGTCCCACTTGTTGAAGGCGATCACCAGGGCGCGGCCGGCCTCGGTGACCATCGACAGGATCCGCTGGTCCTGCTCGCTGATGACCTCGCCGGCGTCGAGCAGCACGACGGCCACCTCGGCGGCCTCGATGGCCGACGAGGTACGCAGGCTCGCGTAGTACTCGGTGCCGCTGGCCTTGCCGACCCGCTTGCGCAGGCCGGCGGTGTCGACGAGCTGCCAGGTCTCGCCGCCGATCTCGACCAGGCTGTCGACCGGGTCGACGGTGGTGCCGGCGACCGCGTCGA
This region includes:
- a CDS encoding sigma-70 family RNA polymerase sigma factor, which translates into the protein MNAQVFADIRDPGERARKASDLIDEHQAAVNELSRLRREALDEMVSQGMTHAQIAQVVGMTRARVGQLLSSGPRPERALLGTGPLTVAVGGKFEADKKDPYAVVSAEMLAAYEKLSNLARGLGLKTEYEVVPPPGMVDLNRTNLIVVGSPRILPFVGQVLASDPKLGFGKDDGGLYLVNHQTGEEFHSPSDKGEPVDYGYIGRLPRPDGRGSFLYLAGIHAMGTLGVAQYLEDHLDELYREVKNRRFSLLVACTYDPKKRTVKQVDALTPIYRSEGVA
- a CDS encoding helix-turn-helix transcriptional regulator, whose amino-acid sequence is MTTATLTRHATVTPAATFGQTVARLRRRRGLSQVVCAQLVGRSETWLAKVEHDRIPVDRLSVLRDLARVLGVDLAALIEVAP
- the xerC gene encoding tyrosine recombinase XerC, which gives rise to MTKRRARGEGGLHWDKSRQRWIATVTVGYTPAGKRIVRKGSGKTKTEARTKLREKIRDYEDGLALVQDGHTVADALTDWLTYGLGNQSESTKSNYAILVRSHIIGELGARKLRELTATDVDRWLLGKSRHLSTRTLRLLHSLLNRAVNRAMARDKVKRNVVALCAVPAGRGGRPSKSLTLDDARALLAAAEGSSLHAYIVLSLLTGARTEELRALTWAHVDLTGKPNDDPPVPPSIQVWRSVRADGDTKTKKSRRTLALPARCVSALTAHHTRSGEPAADRLVFTTAAGTALDRHNVLRAFRLVVAKAGLDPRDWTPRELRHSFVSLLSDSGVNIEQIADLCGHSGTTVTENVYRHQLRPVLLSGAVAMDRIFDAEA
- a CDS encoding replication initiator, producing MAADLTTAVPDQHTTAGPGHRPTAAGSPGAFVGRDESAFARATNGDYFGWLEHVRSAAGCSHPIRLAGEVATIDRATGRLLASVATADLPDGEIYKPCGNRRHTVCPSCARTYQRDAYQLLRAGLAGGKGIPDSVAEHPAVFPTFTAPSFGTVHTRVVKRHTCGNRRRCDCRAEPCHPRRASDPTARPCEHGQATVCWARHEDNDPRLGQPLCLDCYDYDAQVVWNHAAPELWRRTSIAITRHLNARARALGLPRVEQITEAGRVRRVSPVKPSFGKVAEMQRRAVVHYHAVIRLDGTHEDPDVIVPPPAALTVDDLIAAVRHAAATVAFTTRPHPANPAGWHIAWGEQVDVRPINADGEVTDGKVAGYLAKYATKSTEATGHVSRRLDGEVIDLYANHQGTHPERLVDACWTLGGHRDWQQLRRWAHMLGFGGHFLTKSRRYSTTFRILRDARIIWRRTETGHEYADQPDHEDTTLIVGLLSYVGSGWRTTGDALLANTAAAMARERHEIAREEVLAAA
- the der gene encoding ribosome biogenesis GTPase Der, which produces MSEYEGWVELREPDLDVEEQTGPQPVVAVVGRPNVGKSTLVNRIIGRRQAVVEDVPGVTRDRVPYDAQWNGRQFTVVDTGGWEPDAKDRAAAIAAQAESAVATADVVLFVVDAMVGSTDVDEAAVRMLRRSAKPVILVANKADNSSIEMEATSLWSLGLGEPHPVSALHGRGSGELLDVIMEAMPEAPKIVEHRPRGPRRVALVGRPNVGKSSLLNRFSGEERAVVDAVAGTTVDPVDSLVEIGGETWQLVDTAGLRKRVGKASGTEYYASLRTSSAIEAAEVAVVLLDAGEVISEQDQRILSMVTEAGRALVIAFNKWDLVDADRRYYLDKEIERELRRIPWAIRLNLSAKTGRAVDKLAPALRKALASWETRVPTAQLNAWLTALVQATPHPVRGGRAPKILFATQAGVAPPRFVLFTSGPLDAGYQRFVERKLREEFGFEGSPIEISVRPRKKLGPGGRGKAHG
- a CDS encoding helix-turn-helix domain-containing protein, with product MAAPALDAPPRALYRIPEAMRLLSLSRSVIYEQIRAGRLRTVRQGRTRLVPAAAIAAYVDLLQEEAEEGGTA